A region from the Poecilia reticulata strain Guanapo linkage group LG12, Guppy_female_1.0+MT, whole genome shotgun sequence genome encodes:
- the hdhd2 gene encoding haloacid dehalogenase-like hydrolase domain-containing protein 2: MILDGAPLIAIHKARYYKRKDGLALGPGPFVTGLEYATDCKATVVGKPEKTFFTQALSDLGCSPSEAVMIGDDARDDVGGAQNAGMLGILVKTGKYREGDERKIEPPPYLTCNSFPDAVEHILQNLL, from the exons ATGATTTTGGATGGAGCTCCTCTTATTGCCATTCATAAGGCTCGTTACTACAAACGTAAGGACGGCTTGGCCCTTGGCCCCGGACCCTTTGTGACAGGCTTGGAGTATGCCACAGACTGCAAAGCTACAGTGGTGGGAAAACCCGAAAAGACGTTTTTCACACAG GCCTTGTCTGATTTAGGATGCAGCCCCAGTGAAGCCGTCATGATAGGAGAT GATGCCAGAGACGATGTAGGTGGGGCTCAGAATGCAGGAATGCTGGGTATTCTTGTTAAAACAG GTAAATACAGAGAGGGAGATGAAAGGAAAATTGAGCCACCTCCTTACCTGACATGCAACAGTTTCCCTGATGCTGTCGAACACATCCTGCAGAATCTGCTATGA